The following DNA comes from Frankia casuarinae.
GGCCGCAGAGAAGTCGTCCGTGGACCGCTCGTCCGTGGACCAGTAGAGCCGCTTGGGCTCCAGGAACACCACCGGGTCGTCCGAGGCAATCGCCGAGCGGAGCAGCCCGTAGCCGTCGGCGACGGTGGCGGGGGTGACGACGTGCAGGCCGGGGGTGTGCGCGTAGTAGGCCTCGCTGGAGTCGCTGTGGTGCTCGACGCCGCCGACGCCGCCGCCGTACGGGATGCGGATGGTGATCGGCAGCGTGGTCTTCCCGGCCGTGCGGTTACGCATCTTGGCCACATGCGACGCGAGCTGCTCGAACGCGGGGTAGGCGAAGGCGTCGAACTGCAGCTCCACGACGGGCCGCAGGCCGTACATGGCCATGCCCACGGCGGTACCGAGGATGCCTGCCTCGGCCAGGGGGGTGTCCAGGCAGCGTTGCGCGCCGAATTCGGCAGCCAAGCCGTCGGTGACTCGGAAGACGCCGCCGAGAGTGCCAACGTCCTCGCCGAGGATGTGGACGCGCGCGTCCTCGCGCAGCGAGTCGCGCAGCGCGGCGTTGAGGGCCCGCACCATGGTCGCGGCGCTCATCGTGCGTCGTCGCTCTTGGCTGCGTCCGCGGCCTGCCAGGCCATCAGCTCGGCGGCCTGCTCACGAAGCTGGCTGGTCGGCTGGGCATAGACGTGCGTGAACAGTGAGCCCGGATCGAGATCAGGCACACGATCGAACTGGGCGCGCATCTCGGCGGCGAGTTCCTCGGCGGCCCGCGCGACTGCGGCGACGCCGGCGTCGTCGAGGAGACCGGCCTTGCGTAGCTGCCGCTCCAGCAGCGTCAGCGGATCGCGGGCCTGCCAGGCGGCGACCTCCTCCGAGGTGCGGTAGCGGGTCGCGTCGTCGGCGTTGGTGTGCGCCTCCAGCCGGTAGGTGACCGCCTCGACCAGCACCGGGCCGCGACCCGACCGCGCGTGCTCGACCGCCGCGCGCAGCACACCGTGCACCGCGGGCGCGTCGTTGCCGTCCACCAAACGACCGATGATCCCATGGCCCACCGCCTTGTGTGCCAGCGTCGGCGCCGCGGACTGCTGGGCCAGCGGCACCGAAATCGCATAGCCGTTGTTCTGTACCAGGAACACCACTGGCGCGTTCAGCACCCCGGCGAAGTTCAGCGCCTCGTGGAAGTCGCCCTCGCTGGTGCCGCCGTCGCCGATCAGGGCAAGCGCCACGACGTCCTCCGCCGCCCACGGATCCGAGGCCGCGCGCAGGCGAGCGGCGTGGGCCAGGCCCACCGCATGGCAGGCCTGGGTGGCCAGCGGAGTCGACAGCGGCGCGATCCGGTGCTCCCGCGGATCGTAGCCGCTGTGCGCGTTCCCGCGCATCAGCGTCAGCGCGTCCACCGGGCGCACGCCCCTCGACACCACCGCCAGCGTGTCGCGGTAGCTGGGGAACAGCCAGTCCGACTCCCGCAGCACCATGGCCGCGGCGATCTGGCATGCCTCCTGGCCGGTGGACGCCGGGTACACGGCGAGGCGGCCCTGCCTGGCCAGGGTCGTGGCCTGCTGGTTGAAGCGCCGTCCCAGCACCAGACGGTGGTACAGGACGCGCAGCAGATCGGTGTCGACCTTCCCCGCCGCCTCCGTGCCGAGGACCCGGACCGGCTCGGGGTCGGGCAGGAGCGGAGCCGGGTCACGACGCGGACCGTGGGAGCTCGGCGGCCCGACGAAGCCGGGCGCGGTGCTGTCGTCGAGGATTGTCATGGTCCACCTTCGGCAGTTGGTGGCGGAAAGGGTTCGGGGATTCCGGTCAGGTCTACGCCGCCGTTGACCGGCTGCTGATGCAGGTCGGAGCTGTCCGTGGGCTGGCGGACGAACTGGGGAGGAGTCGTCCACCATCGGGCCTGGTCGGTCTCGCGGAAGTGGAGCGCCGGTGCACGATCAGCAGTAAGGTCCGCTCGGCCAGCGGTCCTCGATGCGTGCTGGCTCGCGGTCTCGAGCTCCGGACGCGGACGCCGGACCTCGGACGTCGGACTCCGAGTCGAGCTGCGGGACCTGAGTAACAGCCTGGCCAGGACGAGAGGTGCTTCTCACCGTCCGGATGAGCCGCCCAGGCCAGGTTCGACGATCAGGAAGCGAGGTACGGGGAGCCGTGGCCTCGCTTGAGCTGTCCCGGTTCGCCGGCTTGCCCGGTTCGGGCGCCGTCCGTGGTCACGATCCTCCTCCGCTCAACTTCTCGGCTCTGGTCCTCTGATTTTCCATCCCCCGTCGGCGGCTGGATCGTGTCCATAATCACCTTGATAGTCATCGTGCGGGCTCCGGCATGGCATTAATGCGTGGAGCGCGCCGCGCATCAGGTAGAAATACTTTCGTAGGTCGACTCGCCGAAGAGGCGGGGGTAGCGAGTCTGACGTAACCGGTGGAAAACCGACCCCGAGGGCTTGAGGTGATTGTCATCTCACCGGCGACAGGAGTGAATCTGCCTGGTCAGGGCCGTGCGGGCCCGATCCTCGCCGAGTCGGGCCCCGGCGGGCGTGAAGTGCGCAGCGCGACGTTCACCGAACGAGCCGGCCAGTACCGCTCGCCGCGGAAGTACCCGGCTGTTTCGATGCCATGTTTGTCGGTTGAATTTCCCTGGACATCGGTTCTCCGCTGTGACCAGCGTCTCGTGGGAGCCCGCCGAAAGTGCCTTCGACGGCTGTTACGTTGCTCTCCGAGCCCGCGCCAAGTTTTTATTGGTTGGGCCAGGCGAGTTGATCCTCTCGGCGCGCCGTTCAAATGGTGGTCGCCTGTTGGCTGATGCTTGCGTTCCGGGAATACCCATTATGGGCCCCCGCCGGCCGAATGCTAGGCGCGGGGACGGGTGAAGAAGCCGACGACGGCGCGACGGAGGCGGGCCTGCCCGCGCTGGCGGCCACTGGTGGGGCCTTCGATGGCGGGTGGGACTCGCTCGGCGGCGGCGAGGGCGGGTGCCGGGGCCGAGGGTTTCGGCAGTTCGACCTCGGTGTACCGGCCGGCGGGTTCGAGGCGGATCCAGCCGGTCTCTTCGGGAGCGGCCGCCTGCCGGCGTTCGCGGGCGGCAGCGGCGCGGCAGAGCCTGCGGGTGGCATAGAAGGCGAAGGGTGGCAGCACCAGCAGGCCGATGCGGCCGGCCCAGACGACGGCGTTGAGGGACAGGTGCAGGACGAGGGCGAACACGTCGTCGCCGCCGGCAAGCAGCAGGACGCCGTAGAAGGTCAGCGCCATCACCCCGAACGCGGTGCGGTCGGGGTGATGGCGGGGGCGTTGCAGCAGGTTGTGCTGATCATGATCCCGGGTGACCAGCGCCTCCAGGAACGGGTAGGCCGCGAGCAGGCCGAACAGCACTCCCGGCAGGACCACCCCCGGCCAGAGTACGGGCGGGACGTCGTGGCCGAGGCCCCGGTACTCCCAGGGCAGGAACAGCCGCAGCGAGCCCTCGAGGAACCCGACGTACCAGTCCGGCTGCGCCAGCGAGGAGACGTCCATGGGGGTGTACGGGCCGTAGGCCCAGACCGGGTTGATCTGCGCGACGCCGCCGAGCACCGCGAGCAGGCCGGCGGTGATGAGCAGGAAACCGACCGACTTGGCGGCGTAGCCGGGGAACAGCCGGCTACCGACAACGTTGTCCTCCGTCCGGCCAGGGCCGGGGAACTGGGTGTGCTTCTGGTGCCACAGGATCCCCAGGTGGGCGCCGATCAGCGCGAGGAGGAGACCCGGGACGAGCAGGATGTGCACCACGTAGAGCCGGGTGATGAAGTGCGTGCCGGGGAACTCGCCACCCCAGAAGCCCCAGGCGATCCAGGTTCCCACGACGGGGATGGACTCGGCGATCGCGTAGGCGATACGCACCCCGGTCCCGGACAGCAGGTCGTCGGGCAGGGAGTAGCCGGCGAAGCCCTCGGCGATGGCGAGCAGCAGCAGGCTCACCCCGATCAGCCAGTTGATCTCCCGGGGGCGACGGAAGGCGCCGGTGAAGAAGATCCGGCACAGGTGCACGATGATCGCCGCGACGAACAGCAGCGCCGCCCAGTGGTGGATCTGGCGGATGACCAGGCCGGCGCGGACGTCGAAGGAGATGTCGAGGGTCGAGGCGTAGGCACGGCTCATCGTCACCCCGCGCAGCGGCACGTAGGAGCCGTCGTAGACGGTCTGCTGCTCGCTGGGTTCGAAGAAGAACGTCAGGTAGACCCCGGTGGCCACGAGCACGCCGAAGCTGTAGAGCGCGATCTCGCCGATCATGAAGGACCAGTGGTCGGGGAAGACCTTGTTCATCACGCTGCGCAGGAACCTCGCGCTGCCCAGGCGCCGGTCGATGAATCCGACCGCCTTGTGACCGGCAGCGGTCACCGGCGATTCCCGCCCGGGGCCCGGCGATTCCCGCCCGGGACGGTCCGCGCGCCGCGTGGAGGTCCCGGAGCCGGTGGTGGCGGTCATGAGCGGCTCCAGAAGCCGGGCCCGACCGGTTCGGGGAAATCCGACCGGGCTCGGAAACACCCATCGGCGTCGACCGTGACGGGCAGCTGGGGCAGGGCACGGGTCGCCGGGCCGAAGATCGGCCTGGCCAGGTCGGTCATGTCGAAGACCGACTGGTGGCACGGGCACTGGAGCTGATGCGGCTGGCTCATGTACATGCTCACCGGGCAGCCCGCATGGGTGCAGATCTTCGAGAACGCGACGTGGTTGTCGTACCCGGCCGCGGCCTGCCGGGGCGGGGTGGCCAGTCCCGGGGGCAGCCTGATCAGCAGCGCCGCGCTGTCCGCCTGGGCGTCGAGGCCGAGATGCCCCTCAGGCAGCACGGTGAGGATGCCGCCGATCGCCAGGTCGCCAAGGCGCACCGGCCGGCCCTCCGGCGTCACCAGCCGCGCCCCGGGTGACCAGCGGGTGGTGAACAGGTCCCGATGCGGGGCCCGCCTGACCAGGTTGAGCAGCGGCACCACGGCTATCACCCCGAAACCGCCGAGCATGGCGAGCACGAGCCGGCGCAGCACCGGCAACTGGCGCAGCCCTGTCTCGGCCACGACCCGGTCCACGGTCTGCTGGGTGGCCGCCTCCTCGGCGCCCGGCGAGACCATGGGGTGACGTTCCTCGACCGCCTCCTCCTGGGGGATGAGACGCTTGTCCCACAGCACCGCGCCGATGCCGGCGGCGATGATGGCCAACCCCAGGGAGAGACCGAGCAGCGCGTTGTAGCCGACGGTGCCCGTCCGGCCGGTGAAGTTCACCACCGCGAACGCCACCGCGCCGACGAGCGAGAGCGACAGGCAGGCCGCTATCCCCGCCACGCCCCCGGGCCCGCCGGGCCGGGCTGCCCCGTCTGGTCCAGCCGGTCGCTGCGGTCGCTGCGGTCGCTCCGCGTCGGCGGAGCCCGCCGGAGTCAACGCCGTCCCCGCGGAAGCAGTGCCATCACGCCCCCGAAGGCGAACACGGCGCCGGCGAGCACGAGGGTGTCACCCAGTGCCCGGCTCGTCACGACCACGGCATCGACAGCGAACAGCGCACCGGCAAGCGTCGCGAACGCCGCAGAGATCGCCAGACCGCGTGGAAAGATCATATACTCCTCCTTCGGGCTCATCGCCGTACGCCGCCGTGGCGGCCCCCACCGGCCTTCACCGGCCTTCACCGGCGCCCCTGTATCGACCATCACCGGCCCTCGCCCGGTGCGGAGGTGCCGTGACCCCGGGCGGCGTCCTGCGAGTTCTTCTCATCGGTGGATTCGTGCTGGAACACCAGGCCCACGATGGTGATCGCGGTCAGCACGCCACCGATGAACAGCAGCCAGTAGCTGATGATCGGCCCCAGCAGGAGCAGCCCGAAACTGACCGCAATCGCCGCCGGCCAGTAGCTGAACGGGCTGAAGAAGCCGATGTCACCGGCCCCCTCGGGGATCTCGATCTGGCTGTCGTCGGCGGGCAGGCGGCTGCGCCGGCCGGTGTACCAGAGGAATCCAGCGACCAACAGGCTCATCACCATGCTGAAGATGAGCGCGGCCGCACCTGCCGGGTCATGTCCGGTGAACAGGTACACCCCGCCGGTGACCAGGAAGAACAGAGCCAGAACGGCGAACAGCCGGGCGGAGGTAATCACCCGGCCGCGTCCGGGTCCACCGCGGTATCACGCCGCGAGGCCGTCTCCCCCTCGACGGAGGCCAGCTCGCGCCGGTGCCTCTGGTCGACCCGGCGCGGCTGCCGCTGGCGACCTTCCCGCCCCTCCGGCCCCTGCCGGGGGTGGTTCAGGTCGAAGGCCGGCCGCTCGGATCGGATACGGGGTATCTGGTGAAAGTTGTGCTTCGGTGGTGGGCAGGACGTCGCCCATTCCAACGAGTTCCCGTAGCCCCAGGCGTCACCACTGGTCGCCGGGTCACCATGCCGCAGCGACCGCCAAACATTGTACAGAAACGGTAGGGTGGACAGGCCGAGCAGGAAGGAGCCGGCACTCTCGATCGTGTTCAGCGTGGTGAAACCGTCGGTGGGCAGGTAGTCGGCGACCCGCCGCGGCATTCCCCTGACACCCAGCCAGTGCATCGGCAGAAACGTCACGT
Coding sequences within:
- a CDS encoding alpha-ketoacid dehydrogenase subunit beta, which encodes MSAATMVRALNAALRDSLREDARVHILGEDVGTLGGVFRVTDGLAAEFGAQRCLDTPLAEAGILGTAVGMAMYGLRPVVELQFDAFAYPAFEQLASHVAKMRNRTAGKTTLPITIRIPYGGGVGGVEHHSDSSEAYYAHTPGLHVVTPATVADGYGLLRSAIASDDPVVFLEPKRLYWSTDERSTDDFSAAEVPPIGRAVVRRTGTSATLLTYGPSLPVCLQAAAAARSEGWDLAVVDLRSLVPFDDETVCEAVRATGRAVVVHEAAGFGGVGAEIAARVSERCFHHLAAPVLRVTGFDIPYPPPMLEHHYLPSVDRILDAVARLQWEQ
- the pdhA gene encoding pyruvate dehydrogenase (acetyl-transferring) E1 component subunit alpha — translated: MTILDDSTAPGFVGPPSSHGPRRDPAPLLPDPEPVRVLGTEAAGKVDTDLLRVLYHRLVLGRRFNQQATTLARQGRLAVYPASTGQEACQIAAAMVLRESDWLFPSYRDTLAVVSRGVRPVDALTLMRGNAHSGYDPREHRIAPLSTPLATQACHAVGLAHAARLRAASDPWAAEDVVALALIGDGGTSEGDFHEALNFAGVLNAPVVFLVQNNGYAISVPLAQQSAAPTLAHKAVGHGIIGRLVDGNDAPAVHGVLRAAVEHARSGRGPVLVEAVTYRLEAHTNADDATRYRTSEEVAAWQARDPLTLLERQLRKAGLLDDAGVAAVARAAEELAAEMRAQFDRVPDLDPGSLFTHVYAQPTSQLREQAAELMAWQAADAAKSDDAR
- a CDS encoding cytochrome bc1 complex cytochrome b subunit codes for the protein MTATTGSGTSTRRADRPGRESPGPGRESPVTAAGHKAVGFIDRRLGSARFLRSVMNKVFPDHWSFMIGEIALYSFGVLVATGVYLTFFFEPSEQQTVYDGSYVPLRGVTMSRAYASTLDISFDVRAGLVIRQIHHWAALLFVAAIIVHLCRIFFTGAFRRPREINWLIGVSLLLLAIAEGFAGYSLPDDLLSGTGVRIAYAIAESIPVVGTWIAWGFWGGEFPGTHFITRLYVVHILLVPGLLLALIGAHLGILWHQKHTQFPGPGRTEDNVVGSRLFPGYAAKSVGFLLITAGLLAVLGGVAQINPVWAYGPYTPMDVSSLAQPDWYVGFLEGSLRLFLPWEYRGLGHDVPPVLWPGVVLPGVLFGLLAAYPFLEALVTRDHDQHNLLQRPRHHPDRTAFGVMALTFYGVLLLAGGDDVFALVLHLSLNAVVWAGRIGLLVLPPFAFYATRRLCRAAAARERRQAAAPEETGWIRLEPAGRYTEVELPKPSAPAPALAAAERVPPAIEGPTSGRQRGQARLRRAVVGFFTRPRA
- a CDS encoding cytochrome bc1 complex Rieske iron-sulfur subunit, translated to MAGIAACLSLSLVGAVAFAVVNFTGRTGTVGYNALLGLSLGLAIIAAGIGAVLWDKRLIPQEEAVEERHPMVSPGAEEAATQQTVDRVVAETGLRQLPVLRRLVLAMLGGFGVIAVVPLLNLVRRAPHRDLFTTRWSPGARLVTPEGRPVRLGDLAIGGILTVLPEGHLGLDAQADSAALLIRLPPGLATPPRQAAAGYDNHVAFSKICTHAGCPVSMYMSQPHQLQCPCHQSVFDMTDLARPIFGPATRALPQLPVTVDADGCFRARSDFPEPVGPGFWSRS
- a CDS encoding aa3-type cytochrome oxidase subunit IV, which encodes MITSARLFAVLALFFLVTGGVYLFTGHDPAGAAALIFSMVMSLLVAGFLWYTGRRSRLPADDSQIEIPEGAGDIGFFSPFSYWPAAIAVSFGLLLLGPIISYWLLFIGGVLTAITIVGLVFQHESTDEKNSQDAARGHGTSAPGEGR